The following are encoded together in the Candidatus Kapaibacterium thiocyanatum genome:
- a CDS encoding glyoxalase, with the protein MELGAFSVSLAVKDIGASKRFYEQLGVASFAGDQTQNWLIMKNGEPVIGLSQGVFEKNILTFNPGWDSNAQPLESFTDVRDLQRRLKDKGMTMTVEADESTTGPASFIVVDPDGNPVLVDQHR; encoded by the coding sequence ATGGAACTCGGTGCATTCTCCGTCAGCCTGGCCGTGAAGGATATCGGAGCATCGAAGCGTTTCTACGAACAGCTCGGCGTCGCGTCGTTCGCAGGCGATCAGACGCAGAACTGGCTCATCATGAAGAACGGCGAGCCCGTCATCGGACTGTCCCAGGGCGTGTTCGAGAAGAACATCCTGACGTTCAATCCAGGATGGGACAGCAACGCCCAGCCGCTCGAGAGCTTCACCGACGTTCGCGATCTGCAACGTCGACTCAAGGACAAGGGAATGACGATGACGGTGGAAGCGGACGAATCCACGACAGGCCCGGCCAGTTTCATCGTCGTCGATCCGGATGGCAATCCCGTACTGGTGGATCAGCACAGGTAG